A genomic segment from Malus domestica chromosome 05, GDT2T_hap1 encodes:
- the LOC103434431 gene encoding cysteine proteinase inhibitor 1-like, which produces MRPQCLLLLVALILPLAAATSTVQIGGWKPIEDVSDPEVLEAAEFAVSEYNTKQAKAQNKLVFETVLRGETQLVAGTNYKLFISAKNESSVANPTRVIGTAAANNYEVFVYDRAWEHHKELSSFVVKQRDKREQK; this is translated from the exons ATGCGCCCtcagtgcctcctccttcttgtTGCCCTCATCCTTCCTCTGGCCGCCGCCACCAGCACAGTCCAGATCGGCGGTTGGAAACCCATTGAGGACGTCAGCGACCCCGAGGTGCTAGAGGCCGCAGAGTTCGCTGTGTCGGAGTACAACACGAAGCAAGCAAAGGCTCAGAACAAGTTGGTGTTTGAGACAGTGCTCCGGGGTGAGACGCAACTCGTTGCGGGCACGAACTATAAGCTTTTCATTTCGGCAAAAAATGAGTCGTCGGTGGCAAATCCCACCAGGGTTATCGGCACCGCCGCCGCAAATAATTATGAGGTCTTCGTCTATGACAGGGCTTGGGAGCATCACAAGGAATTG TCTTCATTTGTTGTAAAACAGAGAGATAAAAGAGAACAGAaataa